The window CCGTTGCTGAGTTTTTGGATATCGAGCCAGAAACGGTCAAAAAAAATATGAAAGAATTGGGCGATATCGGTTTAGTTCTTAATTCATACGAATGGCAACATACAAAAGAACTTTCCGTAACACAAGTATACGATGCACTCTGTACAATAGAACAAACAGGTGGAACGGGTTCACAAGAAGAAAAAATTAATCTTCTCACGCAACTCTTTGCAGAACTTGATCCACTCTCGGCAAAGTTTGTTGCACGCATGGTAATTGGTAAACTGCGCCTTGGTTTTTCTGATATGACGATTATCGACGCACTTTCCTGGATGGAAGCTGGCGATAAATCACTGCGACTTGCGCTTGAAGATGCGTACAACGTCTGCGCTGATATTGGTCTTATTGCACGTACACTCAAGGAAGGCGGTATTGCAGCAATTAAGCACATGAACATCAAACTTGGAACCCCAATTTTACCTGCAGCAGCAGAACGACTACCAACAGCACAAGCAATCTTTGAAAAATTGGGAACCTGTTTTGCTGAACCAAAACTTGATGGTTTTCGTTTACAAATACATCTTGATAAAACAAAAGCTCATCCAAAAGTTCACTTTTTCTCTCGTAACTTGCAAGATATGTCAGCAATGTTTCCTGATATCGCAAAAGAATTACTCAAACTTGATGTAGCAAACCTCATCTGCGAAGGTGAAGCAATTGGATTTGATCCAAACACTGGAGGATTTTTACGTTTTCAAGAAACGGTAAAACGCAAACGAAAACACGGCGTAGAAGAAGCTGCAACAGAATTCCCGTTACAGTTATTTTTATTTGATTTGCTCTATCTTAACGGACAAAGTTATTTGGATACGCCATACATCAAACGCCACACGCAACTGGAAAAATTATTACACAACATAAAATCTGAACACCTCTTTGTTATAGACCATACTGAAATGAACAGTGCGGAAGCACTGACAAACTATTTCTTTGCAACAGTAGCAACAGGCCTTGAAGGCCTGGTAGTAAAACGCCCCGACGCAATCTATCAACCAGGAAAACGTAACTTCAATTGGATTAAGTTAAAACGCCAAGAAGAAGGGCACCTCGAAGACACCTTAGATTGCGTCATTCTGGGATATTATGCAGGTAAAGGCAAACGCGCACATTTCGGCATTGGTGCATTTTTAGTTGGCGTGTTCAATAAAAAATTGGATATGTTCC is drawn from Candidatus Babeliales bacterium and contains these coding sequences:
- a CDS encoding ATP-dependent DNA ligase is translated as MKFIEVAHSFNEIEPIAARLEITRLLADLFKKASPHEAEIIASLSLGELRPPHLGTQFNIAEKNLIKAVAEFLDIEPETVKKNMKELGDIGLVLNSYEWQHTKELSVTQVYDALCTIEQTGGTGSQEEKINLLTQLFAELDPLSAKFVARMVIGKLRLGFSDMTIIDALSWMEAGDKSLRLALEDAYNVCADIGLIARTLKEGGIAAIKHMNIKLGTPILPAAAERLPTAQAIFEKLGTCFAEPKLDGFRLQIHLDKTKAHPKVHFFSRNLQDMSAMFPDIAKELLKLDVANLICEGEAIGFDPNTGGFLRFQETVKRKRKHGVEEAATEFPLQLFLFDLLYLNGQSYLDTPYIKRHTQLEKLLHNIKSEHLFVIDHTEMNSAEALTNYFFATVATGLEGLVVKRPDAIYQPGKRNFNWIKLKRQEEGHLEDTLDCVILGYYAGKGKRAHFGIGAFLVGVFNKKLDMFQTVAKIGTGMTDEEWRTLKKKCDTLSTEHKPKNVQCVKELTPDVWVTPDVVCRVRADEITLSPLHSAGKTEKHLGYALRFPRFMDYRADKGANEATTDTEVKRLYEDQFIK